The Erigeron canadensis isolate Cc75 chromosome 4, C_canadensis_v1, whole genome shotgun sequence genome window below encodes:
- the LOC122595615 gene encoding uncharacterized protein At4g06744-like, translating into MSGGYTFLLLICITYFLTTNADEQLVHRQAIEIIIGGGGTPSSPPPEMPDCPPPSPPPCPPPPPPPCPPPPQPPKPRSHPPPSPPKPPSPPKPPSHPPRPSPKPPSPVPLDGFESELLRRVFPVIQAFRKKITDDPLHITDTWQGKDICGKYKGFVCGIQPNKKQKAVAGVKFNNFKFYGPNLTISEFLFGLKDIVFFHANSNNFTGTLPARIGELPFFYELDLSNNKFTGAFPYHVLNAQKLQFLDLRFNTFEGVVPPQIFLINLDLLFINNNKFVQMLPENLGSTTALYLTLANNKFVGNIPKSIGQACNTLLEVLFLNNQLTGCLPYEIGLLKKSTVFDVGSNMLTGPIPHSFQCLKQMQLLNLAGNKFYGPVPEAVCCLPKLSNFTISYNYFTQVGPQCRELIKKGVLDVKMNCILDLPNQRTPAECKKFFSSHHTCPDEKSLAYVPCAVGLESNELKSSDTEWNNGPAPAQAPRARSYGSLSPH; encoded by the coding sequence ATGAGTGGCGGCTATACATTTTTGCTCCTCATTTGCATCACTTATTTTCTTACTACCAATGCCGATGAACAACTTGTCCATAGACAAGCTATCGAAATAAtcattggtggtggtggtactccttcgtcaccaccaccagaaATGCCAGATTGTCCCCCACCCTCTCCCCCTCCATGCCCCCCACCCCCTCCCCCTCCATGCCCCCCACCCCCACAACCACCAAAACCTCGATCACATCCTCCACCCTCACCACCaaaaccaccatcaccaccaaaaCCTCCATCACATCCTCCACGGCCATCGCCAAAACCACCATCACCAGTACCATTAGATGGATTTGAAAGCGAACTACTTCGACGAGTCTTCCCAGTAATCCAAGCCTTCAGAAAGAAGATAACAGATGATCCCTTGCATATAACCGATACATGGCAGGGCAAAGATATTTGCGGCAAGTATAAAGGCTTCGTATGCGGTATCCAACCCAATAAAAAGCAAAAAGCCGTCGCAGGGGTCAAattcaacaacttcaaattcTATGGCCCAAACTTAACCATATCCGAATTCCTTTTTGGCTTAAAAGACATAGTTTTCTTCCATGCAAACTCAAACAACTTCACGGGAACCCTCCCAGCCCGTATAGGCGAACTTCCTTTCTTTTATGAACTCGACTTAAGTAACAACAAATTCACGGGTGCGTTCCCTTACCATGTCCTCAATGCCCAAAAGCTACAATTTCTTGATCTTCGTTTCAACACATTTGAGGGCGTTGTTCCTCCGCAAATCTTTCTTATCAATCTCGATTTGTTGTTcataaacaacaacaaattcGTTCAAATGCTGCCCGAGAACCTTGGCTCCACGACCGCGCTTTACTTAACCCTGGCTAACAACAAGTTCGTTGGTAACATTCCTAAAAGTATCGGCCAAGCTTGCAATACTTTACTTGAGGTTCTGTTTTTGAACAACCAGTTAACGGGTTGTCTGCCGTATGAAATCGGGCTTTTGAAAAAGTCAACGGTGTTTGATGTCGGATCTAATATGTTAACCGGCCCAATCCCACATTCGTTTCAATGTTTGAAGCAAATGCAACTTTTGAACTTGGCCGGGAATAAGTTTTATGGACCGGTTCCGGAAGCAGTGTGTTGTCTCCCTAAGCTATCGAATTTTACGATATCTTATAACTATTTTACACAAGTTGGGCCGCAGTGTCGGGAGTTGATCAAGAAAGGGGTTCTTGATGTGAAAATGAATTGTATTTTGGATCTTCCAAACCAAAGAACGCCTGCTGAATGTAAGAAGTTCTTTTCGAGTCATCATACTTGCCCGGATGAAAAGTCTCTGGCTTACGTTCCTTGTGCTGTAGGACTTGAAAGTAACGAACTCAAGTCCTCAGATACCGAATGGAATAATGGTCCTGCGCCGGCGCAGGCTCCAAGAGCGCGAAGTTATGGCTCTCTTTCGCCACATTAA
- the LOC122598350 gene encoding polyadenylate-binding protein 2-like, translating to MAAQVVTQQQQQQPGQAVNNGGGAGQPQFVPTSLYVGDLEVNVTDSQLYELFNQLGQVVSVRVCRDLSTRRSLGYGYVNYVNPQDAGRAIEVLNFTPLNGKAIRIMYSHRDPSVRKSGSGNIFIKNLDKAIDQKALHDTFSTFGNILSCKIATDSTGQSKGYGFVQFEAEESAQQAIEKLNGMLLNDKQVYVGPFLRKQERDMASDKTKFTNVFVKNLSEATTDDDLNKAFSEYGTITSAVVMRDAEGNSKCFGFVNFENADDAAKAVDGLNGQKFDDKEWYVGKAQKKNEREQELKQKFEQTMKEAVDKSQGLNLYIKNLDDTISDESLRELFAPFGNITSCKVMRDPNGTSKGSGFVAFSTSEEASRALMELNGKMIASKPLYVAVAQRKEDRRARLQAQFSQMRPIAMAPAGAPRMPMYPPGGPGLGQQMFYGQAQPTFIPPQPGFGYQQQLVPGMRPGGGPMPNFFMPMAPPGQQGQRPGGRRAGIPGQQNQQQPIPIMQQQMIPRGGRVYRYPPGRNVGDVSMGSVPYDIGNGMQLRDAGISQPIPIGALASALANASPTEQRTMLGENLYPLVEQLEAEAAAKVTGMLLEMDQTEVLHLLESPDALKAKVAEAMEVLRNVSQQQQAGGPADQLAALSLNDGIVS from the exons atggCGGCGCAAGTTGTGActcagcaacaacaacaacaaccaggTCAAGCAGTCAACAATGGTGGCGGTGCTGGACAGCCGCAGTTTGTGCCGACATCATTGTATGTTGGAGATTTGGAAGTGAATGTGACAGATTCACAGCTGTATGAGCTGTTTAATCAGCTGGGTCAAGTTGTTTCTGTGAGGGTTTGTAGAGATTTGTCTACCAGAAGGTCCCTTGGTTATGGCTATGTTAACTATGTCAACCCTCAAGATG CTGGAAGGGCTATTGAGGTGCTCAACTTCACACCTCTGAATGGAAAGGCAATAAGGATCATGTATTCTCACCGTGATCCCAGTGTTCGCAAAAGTGGTTCtggaaatatttttattaag aaTTTGGATAAAGCGATTGACCAGAAAGCACTTCATGACACTTTTTCAACATTTGGAAATATCCTCTCTTGCAAGATTGCTACTGACTCAACTGGTCAGTCAAAGGGGTACGGGTTTGTGCAGTTTGAAGCTGAGGAGTCTGCACAACAAGCTATCGAGAAGCTCAATGGCATGCTCCTGAATGACAAACAAGTCTATGTGGGTCCTTTCCTACGAAAGCAAGAAAGGGACATGGCGTCTGACAAGACTAAATTTACTAATGTCTTTGTTAAAAATCTCTCTGAAGCAACAACTGACGACGATTTAAACAAGGCATTTAGTGAATATGGAACAATCACTAGTGCTGTTGTAATGAGGGATGCCGAGGGTAACTCTAAATGCTTTGGATTTGTTAACTTTGAGAATGCTGATGATGCTGCGAAAGCTGTAGATGGTCTGAACGGGCAAAAGTTTGATGACAAAGAGTGGTATGTTGGAAAAGCCCAGAAGAAGAATGAAAGGGAGCAAGAGTTAAAACAAAAGTTTGAGCAAACAATGAAGGAGGCTGTGGACAAATCGCAGGGGCTGAACCTGTACATAAAGAATTTAGATGATACTATTTCTGATGAAAGCCTCAGGGAATTGTTTGCTCCTTTTGGTAACATAACTTCCTGCAAG GTTATGCGAGATCCTAATGGTACTAGCAAAGGCTCTGGTTTTGTTGCCTTTTCAACTTCCGAGGAAGCTTCTAGAGCA CTTATGGAGTTGAACGGAAAGATGATTGCCAGCAAACCTCTTTATGTAGCTGTTGCGCAACGCAAAGAAGATAGAAGGGCACGATTGCAG GCACAGTTTTCCCAGATGCGCCCAATTGCAATGGCCCCTGCCGGAGCTCCTCGTATGCCAATGTACCCCCCTGGTGGTCCTGGTCTAGGTCAACAAATGTTTTATGGTCAAGCTCAGCCTACTTTCATCCCTCCTCAA CCTGGTTTCGGTTATCAGCAGCAACTTGTTCCTGGGATGAGGCCTGGTGGAGGGCCAATGCCAAACTTTTTCATGCCAATGGCTCCTCCAGGCCAGCAGGGGCAGCGTCCAGGCGGCAGGCGTGCTGGTATTCCTGGTCAACAGAATCAGCAACAGCCCATTCCCATTATGCAGCAGCAG ATGATTCCAAGAGGGGGCAGAGTGTATCGTTACCCACCTGGTCGAAATGTTGGTGATGTGTCAATGGGTTCTGTTCCATATGATATTGGGAACGGTATGCAGTTGCGTGATGCTGGAATCTCACAGCCAATTCCAATTGGTGCTTTGGCTTCTGCTCTTGCAAATGCTTCTCCAACGGAGCAAAGGACA ATGTTGGGTGAAAATCTGTACCCACTAGTGGAACAGCTGGAAGCTGAAGCAGCTGCAAAGGTGACAGGAATGCTTTTAGAGATGGATCAGACAGAGGTTCTTCACTTGCTCGAATCTCCAGATGCCCTCAAGGCAAAGGTTGCGGAGGCCATGGAGGTTCTCAGGAACGTCTCTCAACAGCAACAGGCCGGTGGCCCTGCTGACCAACTTGCTGCATTGTCATTGAATGATGGCATTGTTTCTTAA
- the LOC122596324 gene encoding probable E3 ubiquitin ligase SUD1 — protein sequence MTDQPIPFPAAVNAENLSTYNNNNNNDEEEEDEGDVCRICRNPGDSDNPLRYPCACSGSIKFVHQDCLLQWLHHSKTRHCEVCKHRFSFSPVYAEHAPSKLPFQEFVVGMSTKACRVLQFVMRLTFVLSVWLVIIPFITFWIWRFSFVRTFGEAQRLFMSHISTTVILTDCLHGFLLSASIVFIFLGATSLRDYVRHLREIAGPDDREDEGDRNGARVARRPPAQPNRNLFGDNAGGAQGIGGAGQIIRRNAENVAARLEMQAARLEAHVEQMFDGLDDGEGAEDVPFDELVGMQGPLFHLVENAFTVLASNMIFLGVMILVPFHLGRIILYHLAWILLSATDPVFSTVVPLTDQALSLANITLKNTLTAVSNLTFDHQPDDTVIGHVAGIIESNATGLINSSNNVTISLADNILPGETIGASWVADVTTLAIGYMFIFLLIIFYFGTVALIRCTKGEPLIMGRFYGIASIAATIPSLFKQFLTAMKHLTTMIKVAFLLVVELGVFPLMCGWWLDICTIRMFGKSIAQRVNFFSVSPLGSSLIHWAVGIVYMLQISIFVSLLRGVLRTGVLYFLRDPADPNYNPFRDLIDDPVYKHSRRVLLSVAVYGSLIVMLVFLPVKLAMRMAPSLFPLDISVSDPFTEIPANMLLFQICIPFAIEHFKLRTTIKSLLHHWFAAVGWGLGLTDFLLPQPEDNDVQDNANRDPLQQDWLPPQLGDHEPDVRFMDAIDMDKTVQAEADGDEQCDLERCRFVLRIVLLLLAAWMTLLIFNSMLLVVPVMIGRALFSAASLLPITHGMKCNDLYAFIIGSYIISTTLAGARYCIDQIKTEKATVLLGHIWKWCSIIVKSSLLLSIWIFLIPVLIGLLFELLVIVPMRVPVDESPVFLLYQDWAFGLIFLKIWTQLVMLDQMAPLVDDSWHLKFERVRENGFSGLQGVWVLREIVIPIIMKLLTALCFPYVLARGVFPIFGYPLVVNSAVYRFAWVGCLGFSLVCFCAKRFHAWVTDLHNSIRDDRYLIGRRLHNFDEDVILRNRRRISIEG from the exons ATGACGGACCAACCAATTCCTTTTCCGGCCGCCGTGAATGCCGAAAACTTAtcaacatataataataataataacaatgacgaagaagaagaagatgaaggtgATGTATGTCGGATCTGTAGAAACCCGGGCGATTCGGATAATCCGTTAAGGTATCCGTGTGCTTGTAGCGGCAGTATTAAGTTTGTTCATCAGGATTGCCTTTTACAGTGGCTTCATCATAGCAAAACTCGTCATTGCGAg GTTTGCAAACATCGATTTTCATTCTCCCCTGTGTATGCCGAGCATGCCCCTTCTAAGCTTCCTTTTCAGGAGTTCGTAGTTGGGATGTCAACGAAAGCCTGTCGCGTGTTGCAGTTTGTTATGCGCCTCACTTTTGTGCTTTCTGTATGGCTTGTCATAATTCCATTTATTACTTTCTGGATTTGGCGCTTCTCGTTTGTTAGGACTTTTGGTGAAGCTCAGAGACTGTTTATGAGTCATATCTCCACTACAGTTATTCTTACCGACTGTCTTCACGGGTTTTTGCTCTCTGCAAGCATCGTCTTCATATTTCTTGGGGCTACATCATTGAGAGACTATGTTAGACATTTAAGAGAAATTGCGGGCCCAGATGACAGAGAGGACGAAGGAGATAGAAATGGTGCTCGTGTTGCCAGAAGACCACCTGCACAACCTAACAGAAACCTTTTTGGTGACAATGCTGGCGGAGCACAAGGAATTGGTGGTGCCGGTCAGATAATTAGAAGAAATGCAGAGAATGTTGCAGCCAGATTGGAGATGCAAGCAGCTCGTCTTGAAGCGCATGTTGAACAAATGTTTGATGGTTTGGATGATGGGGAAGGCGCAGAGGATGTTCCATTTGATGAGCTAGTTGGCATGCAGGGGCCTCTTTTTCATTTGGTGGAAAATGCATTCACT GTTCTTGCTAGCAACATGATATTTCTTGGTGTTATGATTCTTGTGCCATTTCACCTTGGACGAATCATACTGTATCACCTAGCATGGATATTATTATCTGCTACGGACCCTGTCTTTTCAACTGTTGTACCACTGACAGACCAAGCACTTTCTCTAGCCAATATCACTTTAAAGAACACTCTGACTGCAGTGTCAAATCTGACATTCGATCACCAGCCAGATGATACTGTCATTGGCCATGTTGCTGGGATAATTGAATCAAATGCTACCGGACTTATTAACTCATCAAATAATGTCACAATTTCTCTTGCGGATAATATTCTACCAGGAGAAACCATTGGGGCATCATGGGTGGCTGATGTCACAACTCTTGCTATtggttatatgtttattttcttgCTTATAATTTTCTACTTTGGGACTGTTGCATTAATTAGATGCACTAAAGGAGAGCCGTTGATCATGGGAAGATTCTATGGTATTGCTTCAATAGCAGCGACAATCCCTTCTCTTTTCAAACAGTTCTTGACAGCAATGAAACATTTAACGACTATGATAAAAGTGGCCTTCCTTTTGGTAGTTGAGTTAGGGGTTTTCCCTCTGATGTGTGGATGGTGGCTTGACATTTGTACTATAAGGATGTTTGGCAAGTCGATTGCTCAACGAGTCAACTTCTTTTCAGTGTCTCCGTTGGGAAGCTCATTGATTCATTGGGCTGTAGGGATTGTCTACATGCTACAAATATCAATATTTGTCAGCCTTCTTAGAGGG GTTTTGCGTACTGGAGTTCTTTATTTTTTGCGGGACCCAGCTGATCCTAATTACAACCCCTTTCGTGATCTAATTGATGACCCGGTTTATAAACATTCTCGTAGAGTTCTATTGTCAGTGGCTGTTTATGGCAGCTTAATAGTAATGCTTGTATTTCTACCTGTTAAACTTGCCATGCGAATGGCTCCCTCCCTCTTCCCTCTTGATATTTC AGTATCCGACCCATTTACAGAGATTCCTGCTAACATGCTTCTCTTTCAAATATGCATTCCATTTGCTATTGAGCATTTCAAGTTGCGAACAACAATCAAGTCACTGTTACATCATTGGTTTGCTGCTGTTGGTTGGGGACTCGGCCTAACTGATTTTTTATTGCCTCAACCTGAGGATAATGATGTACAAGATAATGCAAACCGGGACCCGCTGCAGCAGGATTGGTTACCTCCTCAACTAGGGGACCATGAGCCAGACGTTCGATTTATGGATGCCATAGATATGGATAAAACGGTGCAGGCAGAAGCTGATGGTGATGAGCAGTGTGATTTAGA aagaTGCAGATTTGTGCTCCGCATCGTGCTGCTTTTGTTGGCGGCTTGGATGACACTTCTAATCTTCAATTCCATGTTACTTGTAGTGCCTGTCATGATCGGACGGGCATTGTTTAGCGCAGCTTCCCTGCTCCCAATCACACATGGCATGAAATGCAATG ATTTATATGCTTTCATTATTGGAAGTTATATCATCTCAACTACGCTGGCTGGTGCAAGGTATTGTATTGATCAAATCAAAACAGAGAAAGCAACAGTTTTACTAGGCCATATTTGGAAGTGGTGCTCCATCATTGTGAAGAGTTCTTTGTTGTTGTCAATATGG ATTTTTCTCATCCCAGTATTGATTGGATTGCTGTTTGAACTTCTAGTAATCGTACCAATGCGGGTCCCTGTGGATGAAAGCCCGGTTTTTCTTTTGTATCAGGATTGGGCTTTTGGGCTTATTTTCCTCAAGATCTGGACTCAATTGGTAATGCTGGACCAGATGGCGCCACTGGTGGATGACAGCTGGCATTTGAAGTTTGAGAGGGTGAGAGAAAATGGATTCTCGGGGCTACAAGGAGTATGGGTGTTACGAGAGATAGTTATACCTATTATCATGAAGCTGCTAACGGCTCTTTGCTTCCCTTATGTTTTAGCTAGAGGGGTATTTCCAATATTTGGGTACCCATTAGTGGTCAACTCAGCTGTCTACAGGTTTGCGTGGGTGGGGTGCCTTGGGTTTAGTTTGGTGTGCTTTTGTGCCAAGAGGTTCCATGCTTGGGTCACTGACCTTCACAACTCTATAAGAGATGACCGCTATCTGATTGGCAGAAGACTTCATAATTTTGATGAGGATGTAATATTAAGGAATAGGCGTCGTATTTCCATAGAGGGATGA
- the LOC122595012 gene encoding filament-like plant protein 7, whose translation MKNVSNQISEAKEEFNELISRLDSTERGNYVLRYEYRLLEKQLKMRSRHADVANRQQLDAERQKLRLLVKKRIPGHSKAKATNHPEAVERRMSLMIKQLFEVEEENKILKEISIKKDNEIHRLKVELARMSSNEQNYGNLSMGKRNNHDEMAANLLESDKKIVCLKTKVECLKESKRTTEDHLENLKLINYELDNQLSTAKLKIKEAFQKVSFLEMELEDKSHHREDLEATCLELQLQLASLSGKDEVIEDLEQEGKPLENVLEMTANLDDNNILSHSLRYHMAAEDGINAEDLIISPTIKDIISTTDTIEPSAPYYDTCNTLNKVKNIVPWTLPIVPSKTRRKGIALLKKLLFRRKRGRNKKKLLAFALYKI comes from the exons ATGAAAAATGTAAGTAATCAAATTTCAGAAGCAAAAGAAGAGTTCAATGAACTCATTTCAAGACTTGATTCCACCGAAAGAGGAAACTATGTTTTGAGATATGAGTATCGTCTTCTTGAGAAGCAACTCAAGATGAGAAGCCGGCATGCTGATGTGGCAAACAGACAACAGCTAGACGCTGAACGTCAGAAGTTGCGCTTGTTAGTGAAAAAGCGGATCCCAGGCCACTCAAAAGCGAAGGCAACCAACCATCCTGAGGCAGTGGAACGAAGAATGAGTTTAATGATAAAGCAGCTTtttgaagtggaagaagaaaaCAAGATTCTTAAAGAAATttcaattaaaaaagataatgaaattcATCGTTTGAAAGTTGAACTTGCTCGAATGAGTTCTAATGAACAAAATTACGGCAACTTGAGTATGGGCAAAAGGAATAATCATGATGAGATGGCGGCAAATCTTTTGGAATCAGACAAGAAAATTGTCTGTCTCAAAACCAAAGTTGAATGCCTCAAAGAATCAAAGAGAACAACTGAAGACCACTTAGAGAATCTGAAATTAATCAACTATGAACTCGACAATCAACTTTCTACTGccaaacttaaaataaaagaagctTTTCAAAAGGTATCATTTCTAGAAATGGAGTTGGAGGATAAGAGTCACCACCGTGAAGATCTAGAGGCAACATGTCTAGAGCTACAACTCCAACTAGCCAG TTTGTCTGGTAAGGATGAGGTAATAGAGGATCTCGAGCAAGAAGGAAAACCACTTGAGAAT GTATTGGAGATGACAGCAAATTTAGACGATAACAACATTTTGAGCCACTCTTTACGTTATCATATGGCAGCAGAGGATGGCATTAACGCAGAGGATCTTATAATATCCCCGACGATAAAAGATATTATAAGCACCACCGACACAATAGAACCATCTGCCCCATATTATGACACTTGCAACACCTTAAACAAAGTAAAAAACATTGTACCTTGGACTTTGCCAATTGTACCAAGTAAGACACGCCGTAAAGGTATTGCGTTGCTAAAGAAGCTTCTGTTTAGAAGGAAGAGGGGAAGAAACAAGAAGAAACTGCTTGCCTTTGCTTTATACAAGATTTAG